In the Rhinoderma darwinii isolate aRhiDar2 chromosome 13, aRhiDar2.hap1, whole genome shotgun sequence genome, one interval contains:
- the KCNJ2 gene encoding inward rectifier potassium channel 2, with protein MGSVRTNRYSVVSSEEDGMKLATMAVANGYGNGKSKIHTRQQCRSRFVKKDGHCNVHFINVSEKGQRYLSDIFTTCVDIRWRWMLVIFCLAFILSWLFFGCVFWLIALLHNDLGSSENHRSCVTEVKSFTAAFLFSIETQTTIGYGFRCVTDECPMAVFMVVFQSIVGCIIDAFIIGAVMAKMAKPKKRNETLVFSDTAVIAMRDGKLCLMWRVGNLRKSHLVEAHVRAQLLKSRITSEGEYIPLDQIDVNVGFDSGIDRIFLVSPITIVHEMDEDSPLYDLSKQDLDNSDFEIVVILEGMVEATAMTTQCRSSYLANEIHWGHRYEPVLFEEKNYYKVDYSRFHKTYEVPNTPVCSARDLAEKKYILSNPNTFCYENEVSLTSKEEEGSDNGLPDSMSTEMHPDIDHHNQVSLDPRPLRRESEI; from the coding sequence ATGGGCAGCGTGCGAACCAACCGATACAGCGTTGTATCTTCAGAAGAGGACGGAATGAAGCTGGCTACCATGGCAGTTGCCAACGGGTATGGAAACGGTAAGAGCAAAATCCATACCCGGCAACAGTGCCGAAGCCGGTTCGTGAAGAAAGATGGTCACTGCAACGTCCACTTCATCAATGTGAGCGAGAAGGGGCAGCGTTACTTATCCGACATCTTTACCACATGCGTGGACATTCGTTGGCGGTGGATGCTGGTCATCTTTTGCTTGGCTTTCATACTCTCTTGGCTTTTCTTCGGCTGTGTCTTCTGGCTTATAGCTCTTCTTCACAATGACTTGGGTTCTTCAGAAAACCATAGATCTTGCGTCACAGAGGTCAAGAGTTTCACAGCAGCCTTCCTCTTCTCCATCGAAACCCAAACGACCATTGGCTATGGATTCCGATGTGTAACCGATGAGTGTCCCATGGCGGTGTTCATGGTGGTCTTCCAGTCGATCGTTGGCTGCATAATTGATGCCTTCATCATTGGGGCCGTTATGGCAAAAATGGCCAAACCAAAAAAGAGGAACGAGACTTTGGTCTTCAGTGACACTGCCGTGATAGCCATGAGGGACGGGAAGCTCTGCTTGATGTGGAGGGTGGGCAACCTCCGGAAGAGTCACCTTGTTGAAGCTCACGTACGAGCCCAGCTCCTAAAGTCTCGCATCACTTCCGAAGGGGAGTACATTCCCTTAGATCAAATAGACGTTAACGTCGGCTTTGACAGCGGTATTGACCGAATATTTTTAGTTTCTCCAATAACGATAGTCCATGAAATGGACGAAGATAGTCCTTTGTATGACCTTAGTAAACAAGACTTGGACAATTCTGACTTTGAGATAGTGGTCATATTGGAAGGCATGGTGGAAGCTACGGCCATGACCACGCAGTGTCGGAGCTCCTACCTCGCTAATGAAATCCACTGGGGTCATCGCTATGAACCGGttctttttgaagaaaaaaattactATAAAGTAGACTATTCCCGGTTTCACAAAACCTATGAAGTGCCCAACACACCGGTCTGTAGTGCCCGGGACTTGGCAGAAAAGAAATATATACTTTCGAACCCAAATACTTTTTGCTACGAGAACGAAGTATCGCTCACTAGCAAAGAAGAGGAAGGCAGTGACAACGGTCTACCGGATAGCATGAGCACTGAAATGCATCCAGATATAGACCATCATAACCAAGTTTCTCTTGACCCTAGACCGCTAAGGAGAGAATCGGAAATATGA